GGAGGAAGAGCAATGTCTGGTGGATACAACAATAGCTTCGCGCTAATTGTCGTATTATTTATTCTTTTGATCATCGTAGGAACTTCATTCTACGGCGGTAACGGCGGCTACTAATAATGGCAGGGAGCTGCTGATGATAAATCAGCGGCTCCTTTTTACATAAAACTTATTAGATACTCATTAGGGCACTTGTTGATTTTTGACAAAATGTGCGCAGCTTGGACAAAACAATCATACGAAATAATAGAATGTGAATAGAATGTCTTATGAGAAAGATGCTTTTCTCATAAGCCTCATGTTTGTAAGACACCTCTTCCTGCTTGCGCATGCTGAATCAGCATGCGATCTTTTATTGCCGAAAAATTGCAGAAAATATACTGTCATAGTCAAAATACAGTTTCATTCAGTCTGAATGAATGAAACGCCTGGGTGACGTCCAGGCGTTTAAGAACTAGTCAGAAAGTCTATTCTTTTTTATCCATTTCTTTTTGCTGACTAACTGCAAGCTGATCGATGCTTTGTTTAATATTCCCTTTACCTGAGTAATTTTCAATCAGCTCTTTCATATCAATGCCAGAGGATGCTTTAAGGCTTTCCTGAAGGGAGCTCATCAGATTTGTTGCATAACTTGTGACTTTGTTGGCGCCGCTGTTTTCACCGCTGCCCCCAGTGTCAACGACCGTGATTTTATCAATATTGGACAGCGGAGCTGCTACTTGCTTCGCATATTCTGGCAGCATTTTCACAATCATGTCCAAAATCGCAGCCTGACCGTATTGCTCAAAGGCCTCTGCAATTTTTTCTTTTGCGACAGCTTCAGCGATCCCTTTCAGGCGAATCACTTCAGCTTCTGTTTCCCCCTGAGCGCGCTGTGCTTCAGCTTTGGCTAATCCATCCATGCGGATTCGTTCTGCTTCAGCCCTTGCGAGTGTCTCAATCCGGTACTGGTTGGCATCTGCA
The window above is part of the Metabacillus dongyingensis genome. Proteins encoded here:
- a CDS encoding YjcZ family sporulation protein — protein: MSGGYNNSFALIVVLFILLIIVGTSFYGGNGGY